A region from the Azospirillaceae bacterium genome encodes:
- a CDS encoding helix-turn-helix transcriptional regulator: MLHIVAAPEDDAPPPPAHSEGMEQQVERVCQGGLATWQLRLSQRRMAESLDAPIPLKDVAEACQLSVSQLVRAFRTSVGLTPHQWLINHRLDRAKVLLDGGHPLVDIAAACGFSDQSHFTRTFTRRLGIAPGAWRRSTRKPARSLPALVAPWAMSSDYAVSA; encoded by the coding sequence ATGCTGCACATCGTGGCCGCGCCCGAAGATGACGCCCCGCCGCCGCCGGCTCATTCCGAAGGGATGGAACAGCAGGTTGAACGGGTGTGCCAGGGCGGCCTGGCCACCTGGCAATTACGGCTGTCGCAGCGGCGCATGGCGGAGAGCCTGGACGCCCCCATCCCGCTGAAGGACGTGGCGGAGGCCTGCCAGCTGTCGGTCTCGCAACTGGTGCGGGCCTTCCGGACCAGCGTGGGGCTGACGCCGCACCAATGGCTGATCAATCATCGCCTGGACCGGGCCAAGGTCCTGCTGGACGGCGGCCATCCGCTGGTGGACATCGCCGCCGCCTGCGGCTTTTCCGACCAGAGCCATTTCACCCGCACCTTCACCCGGCGATTGGGCATCGCCCCCGGCGCCTGGCGCCGATCCACCCGCAAGCCGGCGCGCAGCCTGCCGGCTCTGGTCGCACCCTGGGCGATGTCAAGCGATTACGCCGTCAGCGCGTAG
- a CDS encoding CaiB/BaiF CoA-transferase family protein, with the protein MGGALSGIRVLDLSRILAGPWATQMLGDFGAEIIKVERPGEGDDTRRWGPPFVGDDGPAAYFLAANRNKRSICVDFTTPAGQALLRDLAARSDVVVENYKVGGLAKYGLDYDSLKAVNPHLVYCSVTGFGQDGPYAQRLGYDFLIQGMSGLMSVTGAPDGGPQKAGVALADIITGLYAGNAILAALHHREKTGQGQHIDVALLDCMVAAMANQALNHLASGRDPARLGNAHPSIVPYDTFPTADGHINLAVGNDRQFQRLCAVLGVPALADDARFATNSARVANRVDLTALLTDRLRTAGSAHWLERLEAAEVPAGPINTLGQAFADPQVRHRGLALDLADSVLGRVPGVACPVKLSGTPIGTGTAPPHLGADTAAVLAEMLGLDDGRLDALRADGVIA; encoded by the coding sequence GTGGGCGGGGCTTTGTCGGGCATCCGCGTCCTGGACCTCAGCCGCATCCTGGCGGGGCCCTGGGCCACTCAGATGCTGGGCGACTTCGGGGCGGAGATCATCAAGGTGGAGCGCCCGGGTGAGGGCGACGACACCCGCCGCTGGGGGCCGCCCTTCGTGGGCGATGACGGCCCGGCCGCCTATTTCCTGGCGGCCAACCGCAATAAACGATCCATTTGCGTGGATTTCACCACCCCCGCTGGCCAGGCGCTGTTGCGCGACCTGGCCGCGCGCTCCGACGTGGTGGTGGAGAACTACAAGGTGGGTGGCCTGGCCAAGTACGGGCTGGACTACGACAGCCTGAAGGCGGTCAACCCGCACCTGGTCTATTGCTCAGTCACCGGCTTCGGCCAGGACGGCCCCTATGCCCAGCGCCTGGGCTATGACTTCCTGATCCAGGGCATGTCGGGCTTGATGAGTGTGACCGGCGCCCCCGATGGCGGCCCGCAGAAGGCGGGCGTGGCCCTGGCCGACATCATCACCGGCCTCTACGCCGGCAACGCCATCCTGGCGGCCTTGCACCACCGGGAGAAGACGGGGCAGGGGCAGCACATCGACGTGGCCCTGCTGGACTGCATGGTGGCCGCCATGGCCAACCAGGCGCTGAATCACCTGGCCAGCGGCCGGGACCCGGCGCGCCTGGGCAATGCCCATCCCAGCATCGTGCCCTACGACACCTTCCCCACCGCCGATGGGCATATCAACCTGGCGGTGGGCAACGACCGGCAGTTCCAGCGCCTGTGCGCCGTGCTGGGTGTGCCGGCCCTGGCTGACGATGCGCGTTTCGCCACCAACAGCGCCCGGGTGGCCAACCGTGTCGATCTGACGGCGCTGCTGACCGACCGGCTGCGCACGGCCGGCAGTGCCCATTGGCTGGAGAGGCTTGAGGCGGCGGAGGTGCCGGCCGGCCCCATCAACACCCTGGGCCAGGCCTTCGCCGATCCGCAAGTGCGCCACCGGGGCCTGGCCCTGGACCTTGCCGATTCCGTGCTGGGCCGCGTGCCCGGCGTGGCCTGCCCCGTCAAGCTGTCGGGCACGCCCATCGGCACCGGCACGGCGCCGCCCCATCTGGGCGCCGACACCGCCGCCGTGCTGGCCGAGATGCTGGGCCTGGATGACGGCCGGCTGGATGCCCTACGCGCTGACGGCGTAATCGCTTGA
- a CDS encoding acyl-CoA dehydrogenase: protein MAKGETGKFQWDDAFLLEAQLAEEERLARDTARGYAQDKLAPRVVEAFATEHTDRAIFHEMGALGLLGMTLPEEYGGAGSNYVSYGLVAREVERVDSGYRSMMSVQSSLVMHPIYAYGSEEQRQRYLPRLASGEWVGCFGLTEPDAGSDPGGMRTRAEKVADGYRLTGSKMWITNAPLADVFVVWAKSDAHDGAIRGFVLEKGMAGLSAPKIANKLSLCASVTGEIVMDGVVVPEGTLLPNVAGLKGPFGCLNRARYGIAWGAMGAAEACFHAARQYTLDRKQFGRPLAATQLIQKKLADMQTEITLGLQAALRVGRLFDEGGVAPEMISLIKRNNCGKALDIARAARDMHGGNGISGEFPVMRHMINLETVNTYEGTHDVHALILGRAITGLAAF from the coding sequence ATGGCCAAGGGTGAAACGGGCAAGTTCCAGTGGGACGACGCCTTCCTGCTGGAAGCGCAGTTGGCGGAGGAGGAGCGGCTGGCCCGCGACACCGCGCGCGGCTATGCCCAGGACAAGCTGGCCCCCCGCGTGGTCGAGGCCTTCGCGACCGAGCACACCGACCGCGCCATCTTCCACGAGATGGGCGCCCTGGGCCTGCTGGGCATGACCCTGCCGGAGGAATATGGCGGGGCGGGCAGCAACTACGTCTCCTACGGCCTGGTGGCGCGGGAGGTGGAGCGGGTGGACAGTGGCTATCGCTCGATGATGAGCGTCCAGTCCTCCCTGGTCATGCACCCCATCTACGCCTATGGCAGCGAGGAACAGCGCCAGCGCTACCTGCCGCGCCTGGCGTCCGGCGAATGGGTCGGCTGTTTCGGCCTGACGGAACCGGACGCGGGCTCAGACCCCGGCGGCATGCGCACCCGGGCGGAGAAGGTGGCCGACGGTTACCGCCTGACTGGGTCCAAGATGTGGATCACCAACGCGCCGCTGGCCGACGTCTTCGTCGTCTGGGCGAAGTCCGACGCCCACGATGGCGCCATCCGCGGCTTCGTCCTGGAAAAGGGCATGGCCGGGCTGTCGGCGCCCAAGATCGCCAACAAGCTGAGCCTGTGCGCCTCCGTCACCGGGGAGATCGTGATGGACGGCGTGGTGGTGCCGGAAGGCACCTTGCTGCCCAACGTGGCGGGGCTGAAGGGGCCGTTCGGCTGCCTGAACCGGGCGCGCTACGGCATTGCCTGGGGCGCCATGGGCGCGGCGGAGGCCTGCTTCCACGCCGCCCGGCAATACACCCTGGACCGCAAGCAGTTCGGCCGTCCCCTGGCGGCGACCCAGCTGATCCAGAAGAAGCTGGCCGACATGCAGACGGAAATCACCCTGGGTTTGCAGGCCGCGCTGCGGGTGGGCCGCCTGTTCGATGAGGGCGGCGTGGCGCCGGAGATGATCTCCCTCATCAAGCGCAACAATTGTGGCAAGGCGCTGGATATCGCGCGCGCGGCCCGCGACATGCACGGCGGCAACGGCATCTCCGGCGAATTCCCGGTGATGCGCCACATGATCAACCTGGAAACCGTGAACACCTATGAGGGCACGCACGACGTGCACGCCCTGATCCTGGGCCGTGCCATCACCGGCCTGGCGGCGTTCTGA
- a CDS encoding LysR family transcriptional regulator: MFARRLIPSTAALTAFEAAARRGSFTLAADELNLTQGAVSRQVAQLEAQLGVALFHRVRQRVTLTPAGQFYAEQVRDILARLGHAGAQAIAYDGGGGSLDLAILPTFGARWLIPRMADFFARHRDISINFSTRVRPFDPRAEGLDAAIMSALPAAPDLVCQRFMGEELAPVAAPALVASLDLAAPADLLRAPLLLQETRMDGWDLWFGAQGLTRPAGQPSLVFEQFLLVIRAAVAGLGCALVPRFLVREEIASGELVVLPGQRSPAETGYYLVYPASRRTYRPLAVFRDWLVAQGKNAET; the protein is encoded by the coding sequence ATGTTCGCCCGCCGCCTCATCCCCAGCACCGCCGCCCTGACCGCCTTCGAGGCGGCGGCGCGCCGGGGCAGCTTCACCCTGGCGGCGGATGAGCTGAACCTGACCCAGGGGGCCGTCAGCCGCCAGGTGGCGCAGCTGGAGGCGCAACTGGGCGTGGCCCTGTTCCACCGCGTGCGCCAGCGCGTGACCTTGACGCCGGCCGGCCAGTTCTATGCCGAGCAGGTGCGCGACATCCTGGCCCGTCTGGGCCATGCGGGCGCGCAGGCCATCGCCTATGACGGCGGTGGCGGATCGCTGGACCTGGCCATCCTGCCCACCTTTGGCGCCCGCTGGCTGATCCCGCGCATGGCCGACTTCTTCGCCCGCCACCGCGACATCAGCATCAACTTTTCCACCCGCGTGCGCCCCTTCGACCCCCGGGCGGAAGGACTGGACGCCGCGATCATGAGCGCCCTGCCCGCCGCCCCCGACCTGGTGTGCCAGCGCTTCATGGGGGAGGAGCTGGCGCCGGTGGCCGCCCCCGCCCTGGTGGCCAGCCTGGATCTGGCGGCACCGGCCGACCTGCTGCGCGCACCCTTGCTGTTGCAGGAAACCCGCATGGACGGGTGGGACCTATGGTTCGGCGCGCAGGGCCTGACGCGCCCGGCGGGACAGCCGTCGCTGGTGTTCGAGCAATTCCTGCTGGTCATCCGGGCCGCCGTGGCCGGCCTGGGCTGCGCCCTGGTGCCCCGCTTCCTGGTGCGGGAGGAGATCGCGTCCGGCGAACTGGTGGTGCTGCCGGGGCAACGGTCGCCGGCGGAGACGGGCTATTACTTGGTCTATCCGGCCAGCCGCCGCACTTATCGCCCCCTGGCCGTGTTCCGCGATTGGCTGGTGGCGCAGGGTAAAAACGCCGAGACCTGA
- a CDS encoding P1 family peptidase, whose translation MAVRQDKRHIMGTVKGRRGRLLRAVAATGLMMAPLLGHAQTADKPAPAATNQDALTPVLNSGDTLLRFDWPMVRIGTGEYDEGPTGVTVFSFGRKVLGAVDVRGGGPGTVNTDYLRLGYSTPDLDSVVFAGGSWYGLEATTAVATAMMDEGRRGGAWDNIALSVGAIIYDLGDRRLNEVYPDKRLAQAAYHAVRPGTFPLGAHGAGRMARTGGLFGCNAPSGQGGAFRQIGDVKIAVFTVVNALGVVTDRDGRIAACYLDKAWPKGVKVDDLMRGLPDSRKPGWAGPAGTADTRHNTTVSLVITNQKMEPAELQRLAVQVHTSMARGLQPFSTIFDGDVLYAVSTGELEADKGLPSFDLATAAGEVMWDAILASVPTQPTAPKALGKEVLKPDALAALAGDYVFSPHVTVHVTAEGGKLYAQATGERPAYAITKDKVQEVLPVSDTDFTLPGRYPLTLRFAAPGTLLINPGPYQQTGRR comes from the coding sequence ATGGCGGTTCGGCAGGACAAGCGTCACATCATGGGCACGGTCAAGGGGCGGCGCGGCCGCCTGCTGAGGGCGGTCGCCGCCACGGGCTTGATGATGGCACCCCTGCTCGGGCATGCCCAGACCGCCGACAAGCCCGCCCCCGCCGCCACCAACCAGGACGCGCTGACGCCCGTGCTGAACAGCGGTGACACGCTGCTGCGCTTCGACTGGCCCATGGTGCGCATCGGCACCGGTGAATATGACGAGGGGCCGACCGGCGTCACCGTGTTCAGCTTCGGCCGCAAGGTACTGGGGGCGGTGGACGTGCGCGGCGGCGGCCCCGGCACGGTCAACACCGATTACCTGCGGCTGGGCTACAGCACGCCGGACCTGGACAGCGTCGTTTTCGCCGGCGGGTCCTGGTACGGGCTGGAGGCCACCACCGCCGTCGCCACCGCCATGATGGATGAGGGGCGCCGGGGCGGCGCCTGGGACAACATCGCCCTGTCGGTGGGCGCCATCATCTATGATCTGGGCGACCGCCGCCTGAACGAGGTTTATCCCGACAAGCGCCTGGCGCAGGCGGCCTATCACGCCGTGCGGCCCGGCACCTTCCCCCTGGGCGCCCACGGCGCCGGCCGCATGGCCCGCACCGGCGGCCTGTTCGGCTGCAACGCCCCGTCCGGCCAGGGCGGCGCCTTCCGCCAGATCGGTGACGTCAAGATCGCCGTCTTCACGGTGGTGAACGCCCTGGGCGTGGTGACCGACCGCGACGGCCGCATCGCCGCCTGTTACCTGGACAAGGCCTGGCCCAAGGGCGTGAAGGTGGACGATCTGATGCGCGGCCTGCCCGACAGCCGCAAGCCCGGCTGGGCCGGTCCCGCCGGCACGGCCGACACCCGCCACAACACCACCGTCAGCCTGGTGATCACCAACCAGAAGATGGAACCGGCGGAATTGCAGCGCCTGGCCGTGCAGGTCCACACCTCCATGGCGCGGGGGCTGCAGCCCTTCTCCACCATCTTCGACGGCGACGTGCTGTACGCCGTCTCCACCGGCGAACTGGAAGCCGACAAGGGCTTGCCGTCCTTCGACCTGGCAACGGCGGCGGGTGAGGTGATGTGGGACGCCATCCTGGCCTCCGTCCCCACTCAGCCCACCGCCCCCAAGGCCCTGGGCAAAGAGGTGCTGAAGCCCGACGCCCTGGCGGCGCTGGCCGGCGACTATGTCTTCTCCCCCCATGTCACGGTGCATGTGACGGCGGAGGGCGGCAAGCTGTACGCCCAGGCGACGGGGGAGCGCCCGGCCTATGCCATCACCAAGGACAAGGTGCAGGAGGTGCTGCCCGTGTCGGACACCGACTTCACCTTGCCCGGCCGCTATCCCCTGACCCTGCGGTTCGCCGCCCCCGGCACCCTGCTGATCAACCCCGGCCCCTATCAGCAGACGGGCCGGCGCTGA
- a CDS encoding serine hydrolase has translation MDHFPTPFDTLPPAVAGIDGTAPPTADLVRGAYSGTLLPDQLVSALRHGDRLFATRLVRKGHQVRPLAVRPRSLADLRFTSGGRPVDIYDYISRNRVAGLLVLHDGQVALETYQLGNDAGTRWLSMSMAKSISTTLVGAAIQDGLITSVDDNVARYVTELRGSAYDGVPIREVLRMTSGIGWDEAYGDLASDRRRMLEAQIAQQPGVTLDHLAACPGIAPPGHLFNYSTGETHVVGALVRAATGRFLADYLAEKIWFPCGMEQEARWWLEAPEGLEVAGSGLHACLRDFARFGQFMLEDGVVNGRRVLPEGWVRDATAPGAMADGSRLDYGYMWWPQPGTDGGFDNGAYRAGGIFGQYVYVNPARRVVIAVNSARSKPKGAEAIPDIDFFNAVSAAFAVEA, from the coding sequence ATGGATCACTTCCCCACCCCCTTCGACACGCTGCCGCCCGCCGTGGCCGGCATCGACGGCACGGCACCGCCGACGGCCGACCTGGTGCGCGGCGCCTATTCCGGCACGCTGCTGCCCGACCAGCTGGTGTCGGCCCTGCGCCATGGCGACCGGCTGTTCGCCACCCGATTGGTGCGCAAGGGTCACCAGGTGCGGCCCTTGGCCGTCCGGCCCCGGTCGCTAGCGGATCTGCGCTTCACCAGCGGCGGGCGCCCGGTCGACATCTACGACTACATCTCCCGCAACCGGGTCGCCGGCCTGCTGGTGCTGCACGATGGGCAGGTGGCGCTGGAGACCTATCAGCTGGGCAACGATGCCGGCACCCGCTGGCTGTCCATGTCCATGGCCAAGTCCATCAGCACCACGCTGGTGGGGGCCGCCATCCAGGACGGGCTGATCACCAGCGTGGACGACAACGTCGCCCGCTATGTCACGGAATTGCGCGGCAGCGCCTATGACGGCGTGCCCATCCGCGAGGTGCTGCGCATGACCTCCGGCATTGGCTGGGATGAGGCTTACGGCGACCTCGCCTCCGACCGCCGCCGCATGCTGGAGGCGCAGATCGCGCAGCAGCCGGGCGTCACCCTGGACCATCTGGCAGCCTGCCCCGGCATCGCCCCGCCGGGCCATCTGTTCAATTACAGCACCGGGGAGACGCACGTGGTCGGCGCCCTGGTGCGGGCCGCCACCGGTCGCTTCCTGGCCGATTACCTGGCGGAAAAAATCTGGTTCCCCTGCGGCATGGAGCAGGAGGCCCGCTGGTGGCTGGAGGCGCCCGAGGGGCTGGAGGTGGCGGGCAGCGGCCTGCACGCCTGCCTGCGCGACTTCGCCCGCTTCGGCCAGTTCATGCTGGAGGACGGCGTGGTCAACGGCCGCCGCGTCCTGCCGGAAGGTTGGGTGCGCGATGCCACGGCGCCCGGCGCCATGGCCGACGGTAGCCGCCTGGATTACGGCTACATGTGGTGGCCGCAGCCGGGGACGGATGGCGGTTTCGATAACGGCGCCTATCGCGCCGGCGGCATCTTCGGCCAGTATGTCTATGTCAACCCAGCCCGCCGCGTGGTCATCGCCGTCAACAGCGCCCGGTCCAAGCCCAAGGGGGCGGAGGCCATACCCGACATCGATTTCTTCAACGCCGTGTCGGCCGCCTTCGCGGTGGAGGCCTGA
- a CDS encoding peptide MFS transporter: MTGTTFLGHPRGLAYIIFTEAWERFSFYGMQALLVLYMTGHLLKGGTIDGVVGLDGFRQVMEGVVGPLPTAALATQIFGLYGGLTYLTPIFGGLVGDRWLGRGRSVILGAALMAAGHFVMVAESAFLLALLLLILGCGLLKGNLAAQVGTLYDRDDHRRDAAFSLYYMAINLGACIAPLVCGTLGEIYGWHYGFTAAGIGMVVGLVIYLAGRRHLPPDAPAAEPAAGAQRLGRRDLPVMAALLLILVTVTLFWTVQTQVWTTYVLWIQDRVDRTVMGGLEMPITWFQSVDTFAVLALAPVSLVVWRWLDRRGREPGDLAKLAIGYALFGCACLWLVLAELSSHASSSGHVAIVWPLLFHFICASGYLHVAPIALALFTRAGPPSVNAMMVGVYYLSIFAGSLLSGWLGRFYDPDAPAWFWLLHAAIVGAGALPLLLFKRTLGRILFP; encoded by the coding sequence ATGACCGGGACCACCTTCCTGGGCCATCCGCGCGGCCTCGCCTACATCATCTTCACCGAAGCGTGGGAGCGGTTCTCCTTCTACGGCATGCAGGCACTGCTGGTGCTGTATATGACCGGCCACCTGCTGAAGGGCGGCACCATCGACGGTGTGGTCGGGCTGGACGGCTTCCGCCAGGTGATGGAGGGGGTGGTCGGCCCCCTGCCCACCGCCGCCCTGGCCACGCAGATCTTCGGCCTCTACGGCGGCCTGACCTACCTGACGCCCATCTTCGGTGGCCTGGTGGGCGACCGCTGGCTGGGCCGGGGCCGGTCCGTGATCCTGGGAGCCGCGCTGATGGCGGCCGGGCACTTCGTCATGGTGGCGGAATCCGCCTTCCTGCTGGCCTTGCTGCTGCTGATCCTGGGCTGCGGCCTGCTGAAGGGCAATCTGGCGGCCCAGGTCGGCACGCTGTACGACCGCGACGACCACCGGCGCGACGCCGCCTTTTCCCTTTACTACATGGCCATCAACCTGGGCGCCTGCATCGCCCCGCTGGTCTGCGGCACCTTGGGCGAGATCTACGGCTGGCACTACGGTTTCACCGCCGCCGGCATCGGCATGGTGGTGGGCCTGGTGATTTATCTGGCCGGCCGCCGCCACCTGCCGCCCGACGCCCCGGCGGCGGAACCGGCGGCGGGCGCCCAGCGCCTGGGCCGGCGCGACCTGCCGGTGATGGCGGCCCTGCTGCTGATCCTGGTCACCGTCACCCTGTTCTGGACGGTGCAGACCCAGGTGTGGACCACCTACGTCCTGTGGATCCAGGACCGGGTGGACCGCACGGTGATGGGCGGGCTGGAGATGCCCATCACCTGGTTCCAGTCGGTCGACACCTTCGCCGTGCTGGCCCTGGCCCCCGTCAGCCTGGTGGTCTGGCGCTGGCTGGACCGGCGGGGGCGGGAGCCGGGGGACCTGGCGAAACTGGCCATCGGTTACGCCCTGTTCGGCTGCGCCTGCCTGTGGCTGGTGCTGGCGGAACTGAGCAGCCACGCGAGTAGCAGCGGGCACGTCGCCATCGTCTGGCCGCTGCTGTTCCACTTCATCTGCGCCTCGGGCTACCTGCATGTGGCGCCCATCGCGCTCGCCCTGTTCACCAGGGCCGGCCCGCCATCCGTCAACGCCATGATGGTGGGCGTCTATTACCTGTCCATCTTCGCCGGATCGCTGCTCAGCGGCTGGCTGGGCCGCTTCTACGACCCGGACGCCCCCGCCTGGTTCTGGCTGCTGCACGCCGCCATCGTCGGAGCCGGCGCCCTGCCCCTGCTGCTGTTCAAGCGAACACTGGGCCGCATCCTTTTCCCCTGA
- a CDS encoding aminotransferase produces the protein MHPRNHDIAALRRLDVAHHLPAQQDYRLIRDLGGNRIIVSAEGSTIQDGDGQRILDAMAGLWCVQVGYGREELARAAYDQMRTLAYYNTFFKTAPVPTVELAARVAGLLGGELQHIFFNNSGSEAIDTVIRLVRHYWQVRGQPERTVMIARENAYHGSTIAGVSLGGMGPMRAQGGPLLGDISHVMQPYAFNEGFGEDADAFAARAADALERRILELGPERVAAFIGEPVQGAGGVIIPPPGYWKRVEAICRKYGILLVCDEVICGFGRLGSWFGFQHYGITPDIVSMAKGLSSGYIPISAVGVSSAIVETLRDAGGFFLHGYTYSGHPAAAAVALRNIDIIEDEDLVGRTRDDTGPHLARALATLADHPLVGEVRSLGLLGAVEIVAEAGTNRRFTGKEGKAGPIVRDICIEMGVMVRAVRDTLVMSPPLVITLAEIDHIIDTIRRALDQATRKLRALEAA, from the coding sequence ATGCATCCCCGCAATCACGACATCGCGGCCTTGCGCCGCCTTGATGTCGCGCACCATCTGCCCGCCCAGCAGGACTATCGCCTGATCCGCGACCTGGGCGGCAACCGCATCATTGTCAGCGCCGAGGGCAGCACCATCCAGGACGGTGACGGCCAGCGCATCCTGGATGCCATGGCCGGCCTGTGGTGCGTCCAGGTGGGCTATGGGCGGGAGGAACTGGCCCGCGCCGCCTATGACCAGATGCGCACGCTGGCCTACTACAACACCTTCTTCAAGACCGCCCCCGTGCCCACCGTGGAACTGGCGGCCCGCGTCGCCGGCCTGCTGGGCGGGGAGTTGCAGCACATCTTCTTCAACAACTCCGGCTCTGAGGCGATCGACACCGTCATCCGCCTGGTGCGCCACTACTGGCAGGTGCGCGGCCAGCCGGAACGCACGGTGATGATCGCGCGGGAGAACGCCTACCACGGCTCCACCATCGCCGGGGTCAGCCTGGGCGGCATGGGACCGATGCGGGCCCAGGGCGGGCCGCTGCTGGGCGACATCAGCCATGTGATGCAGCCGTACGCCTTCAATGAGGGCTTCGGTGAGGATGCCGACGCGTTCGCCGCCCGCGCGGCGGATGCCCTGGAGCGCCGCATCCTGGAACTGGGGCCGGAGCGGGTGGCCGCCTTCATCGGTGAGCCGGTGCAGGGCGCCGGCGGCGTCATCATCCCGCCGCCCGGTTACTGGAAGCGGGTGGAGGCCATCTGCCGCAAGTACGGCATCCTGCTGGTGTGTGACGAGGTCATCTGCGGCTTCGGCCGGCTGGGCAGCTGGTTCGGCTTCCAGCACTACGGCATCACGCCCGACATCGTGTCCATGGCCAAGGGCCTGTCGTCTGGCTACATCCCCATTTCCGCCGTGGGCGTGTCCAGCGCCATCGTGGAAACCCTGCGCGACGCTGGCGGCTTTTTCCTGCACGGCTACACCTATTCCGGCCACCCGGCCGCCGCCGCCGTGGCGCTGCGCAACATCGACATCATTGAGGATGAGGATCTGGTGGGCCGCACCCGCGACGACACCGGCCCCCACCTGGCGCGGGCGCTGGCCACCTTGGCCGACCACCCGCTGGTGGGCGAGGTGCGGTCGCTGGGCTTGTTGGGGGCGGTGGAGATCGTGGCGGAGGCCGGCACCAACCGCCGCTTCACCGGCAAGGAGGGCAAGGCCGGCCCCATCGTGCGCGACATCTGCATCGAGATGGGCGTGATGGTGCGCGCCGTGCGCGACACGCTGGTGATGAGCCCGCCGCTGGTCATCACCCTTGCGGAGATCGACCACATCATCGACACCATCCGCCGGGCGCTGGACCAGGCCACACGCAAGCTGCGGGCGCTGGAGGCGGCCTGA